A DNA window from Streptomyces bacillaris contains the following coding sequences:
- a CDS encoding PH domain-containing protein, producing MALFGNAHTIDPATAQQDYERLLGQGEQVHAAFLLIRDTILFTDRRLILVDKQGITGKKTEYHSVPYRSITHFAVETAGTFDLDAELKIWISGSSTPLQKTFTKGVDIYEVQAILTQFVAR from the coding sequence ATGGCACTGTTCGGCAACGCGCACACCATCGACCCGGCCACCGCCCAGCAGGACTACGAGCGGCTCCTCGGCCAGGGCGAGCAGGTGCACGCCGCGTTCCTGCTGATCCGCGACACGATCCTGTTCACCGACCGTCGGCTGATCCTCGTCGACAAGCAGGGCATCACCGGCAAGAAGACCGAGTACCACTCCGTGCCGTACCGCAGCATCACGCACTTCGCGGTGGAGACGGCCGGGACGTTCGACCTGGACGCGGAGCTGAAGATCTGGATCTCGGGCAGCTCGACCCCGCTCCAGAAGACGTTCACCAAGGGCGTCGACATCTACGAGGTGCAGGCGATACTGACCCAGTTCGTGGCGCGGTAA
- a CDS encoding ABC transporter permease, with the protein MKRPALRRTPGVRAPLLLTVPALLAVAFLMLPLVGILARTSWGDLGAHLTAEPTTQALRLSLLVSLWSLGLSLLFGVPLAWLLARVPFPGKAFVRSLVLLPMVLPPTVGGVALLLAFGRRGLLGPWLEDTFGITLPFHTSGAVLAATFVAMPFLVISLEGALGGLRPRYEETAASLGASPVRVFLTVTLPMVAPGLIAGAALTWARALGEFGATITFAGNLPGTTQTLPLQVYLLLQESPEAATSVSLLLLAIAMVVLIALRGRWTGTPGDHQRARSAPRPEEPTSAAAPDALPEPAAYVRDEAARDALGKAPGHVLEKAPRERWPLHADVTGFTRLTLAADPGTTIAVVGPNGAGKTTLLRALLGLTPRAHAALRLGDSDVTALPPHRRGVAWVPQDGALFPHLSALSNTAYGLRAHGVPRSEARREAQAWLDRLGVGHLAHRRPGQLSGGQAQRVALARALAARPRLLLLDEPLAALDQTTRAHVRHTLRRHLADFGGVCLIVTHDPVEAVSLADRVLVLDDGRVLQDEPPAEVTRHPRSPWVARMLGRNAWPGTATADGLDLAGGGRLVVAEPLAPGTEALAVIAPEAVSVHREKPTGSPRNVWPGTVREIASGGSRLRLLITSDRAPDLVAEITPQAAADLRIADGTEVWTGVKATEVTVVPL; encoded by the coding sequence ATGAAACGACCGGCACTCCGCCGTACGCCCGGGGTCCGCGCCCCGCTCCTGCTGACGGTGCCCGCGCTGCTGGCCGTGGCGTTCCTGATGCTGCCGCTCGTCGGCATCCTGGCCCGTACCTCCTGGGGCGACCTCGGCGCGCACCTCACCGCCGAGCCGACCACCCAGGCGCTCCGCCTCTCCCTCCTCGTCTCGCTCTGGTCGCTCGGCCTCTCGCTGCTCTTCGGGGTGCCGCTGGCCTGGCTGCTGGCCCGGGTGCCGTTCCCCGGCAAGGCGTTCGTGCGCTCGCTGGTGCTGCTGCCGATGGTGCTGCCGCCCACGGTCGGCGGGGTGGCGCTGCTGCTGGCGTTCGGGCGGCGCGGTCTGCTCGGGCCGTGGCTGGAGGACACGTTCGGGATCACGCTGCCCTTCCACACCTCGGGGGCGGTGCTGGCGGCGACGTTCGTCGCGATGCCGTTCCTGGTCATCTCGCTGGAGGGCGCGCTCGGTGGTCTGCGCCCCCGGTACGAGGAGACGGCCGCTTCGCTGGGAGCCTCGCCGGTGCGGGTGTTCCTCACCGTGACCCTCCCGATGGTGGCCCCCGGGCTGATCGCCGGGGCGGCCCTCACCTGGGCGCGGGCGCTCGGGGAGTTCGGCGCCACCATCACCTTCGCCGGGAACCTCCCCGGCACCACGCAGACCCTGCCGCTCCAGGTCTATCTGCTGCTCCAGGAGTCGCCGGAGGCCGCCACCTCGGTCTCGCTGCTGCTCCTGGCCATCGCCATGGTCGTGCTCATCGCGCTGCGCGGCCGGTGGACGGGCACCCCCGGCGACCACCAGCGCGCGCGGTCCGCCCCCCGCCCGGAGGAGCCGACGTCCGCCGCCGCACCGGACGCCCTGCCGGAACCAGCCGCGTACGTACGGGACGAGGCCGCCCGGGACGCCCTCGGCAAGGCACCCGGCCACGTCCTGGAGAAGGCCCCCCGGGAGCGCTGGCCCCTGCACGCCGACGTCACCGGTTTCACCCGGCTCACCCTGGCCGCCGACCCCGGCACCACCATCGCGGTCGTCGGCCCCAACGGCGCGGGCAAGACCACCCTCCTGCGTGCCCTCCTCGGCCTCACCCCCCGCGCCCACGCCGCACTGCGCCTGGGCGACAGCGACGTCACCGCCCTCCCTCCGCACCGCCGGGGGGTCGCCTGGGTCCCCCAGGACGGGGCGCTCTTCCCGCACCTGAGCGCCCTGTCCAACACGGCGTACGGGCTCCGCGCCCATGGCGTCCCCCGTTCGGAGGCCCGGCGCGAGGCGCAGGCCTGGCTGGACCGGCTCGGCGTCGGCCACCTGGCCCACCGCAGGCCCGGCCAGCTCTCCGGGGGCCAGGCCCAGCGGGTCGCCCTGGCCCGTGCGCTGGCCGCCCGCCCGCGCCTGCTGCTGCTGGACGAACCGCTCGCCGCCCTCGACCAGACCACCCGGGCCCATGTCCGCCACACCCTGCGCCGCCACCTCGCGGACTTCGGCGGGGTCTGCCTGATCGTCACGCACGACCCGGTCGAGGCGGTCTCGCTGGCCGACCGGGTCCTGGTCCTGGACGACGGCCGGGTCCTCCAGGACGAGCCGCCCGCCGAGGTGACCCGCCACCCGCGCTCCCCCTGGGTGGCCCGCATGCTCGGCCGCAACGCCTGGCCCGGCACGGCCACCGCCGACGGCCTGGACCTGGCGGGCGGCGGCCGGCTCGTGGTCGCCGAGCCCCTCGCCCCGGGCACGGAGGCCCTCGCGGTCATCGCCCCCGAAGCCGTCTCGGTACACCGCGAGAAGCCCACCGGCTCCCCCCGCAACGTCTGGCCCGGCACGGTCCGCGAGATCGCCTCGGGCGGCAGCCGCCTCCGCCTCCTCATCACCTCCGACCGGGCGCCGGACCTGGTCGCGGAGATCACCCCGCAGGCGGCGGCCGACCTGCGCATCGCGGACGGCACGGAGGTCTGGACGGGCGTGAAGGCGACCGAGGTGACGGTGGTCCCGCTCTGA
- the modA gene encoding molybdate ABC transporter substrate-binding protein: MSLLLTRRRTAAVLTAALLVPLAACGNDGSGTEKDSASSAKPSDSAPASGAPAAELTVLAAASLTDVFKEAGAAYEKENPGTKVKFSFAGSQELAAQVKQGAPADALVTADTKTMDGLSAETGTPTVIAKNRLVIAVGEGNPEKVGSLKDLADTKLKVVLAAPEVPVGRYSKQILDAQKIEVKPVSQEPNVRAVLSKVELGEADAGLVYKTDAETAPDEVDAIDIPDAENAVASYPAATLKASKHSEAAAAFVAWLSTPAAQKILQGAGFQQP; the protein is encoded by the coding sequence ATGTCCCTCCTACTCACCCGCCGCCGTACCGCCGCCGTCCTGACGGCCGCCCTCCTCGTCCCGCTCGCCGCCTGCGGCAACGACGGATCCGGCACGGAGAAGGACAGCGCCTCCAGCGCCAAGCCCTCCGACTCCGCGCCCGCCTCCGGCGCCCCGGCCGCCGAGCTGACCGTGCTGGCCGCCGCCTCGCTGACCGACGTCTTCAAGGAGGCGGGAGCGGCGTACGAGAAGGAGAACCCGGGCACGAAGGTGAAGTTCTCCTTCGCGGGCTCCCAGGAGCTGGCCGCCCAGGTCAAGCAGGGCGCCCCCGCCGACGCCCTGGTCACCGCCGACACCAAGACGATGGACGGCCTCTCCGCCGAGACCGGCACCCCGACCGTCATCGCCAAGAACCGCCTGGTCATCGCCGTCGGTGAGGGCAACCCGGAGAAGGTCGGCAGCCTCAAGGACCTGGCCGACACCAAGCTCAAGGTGGTCCTGGCCGCCCCCGAGGTGCCGGTGGGCCGCTACAGCAAGCAGATCCTCGACGCACAGAAGATCGAGGTGAAGCCGGTCTCCCAGGAGCCCAACGTCCGCGCGGTCCTCAGCAAGGTCGAGCTGGGCGAGGCGGACGCGGGGCTCGTCTACAAGACGGACGCCGAGACCGCCCCCGACGAGGTCGACGCGATCGACATCCCGGACGCGGAGAACGCCGTCGCCTCCTACCCGGCCGCCACGCTGAAGGCGTCCAAGCACAGCGAGGCCGCCGCCGCGTTCGTCGCCTGGCTCTCCACGCCCGCCGCGCAGAAGATCCTCCAGGGCGCGGGCTTCCAGCAGCCGTAA
- a CDS encoding TOBE domain-containing protein, whose amino-acid sequence MQSYTIGQAARLLGVSPDTARRWADAGRVATHRDETGRRLIDGRALAAFSIEVGQGAAGEEETPYTSARNAFPGIVTAVKLGDVAAQVEIQAGPHRLVSLLTREAVEELGLEVGMQATARVKSTSVHIDRT is encoded by the coding sequence ATGCAGTCCTACACAATCGGTCAGGCAGCACGACTTCTCGGCGTCAGCCCCGACACCGCCCGACGCTGGGCGGACGCCGGCCGGGTCGCGACCCATCGCGACGAGACCGGCCGACGGCTGATCGACGGTCGTGCGCTGGCCGCCTTCTCGATCGAGGTCGGCCAGGGCGCCGCGGGCGAGGAGGAGACCCCGTACACCTCGGCGCGCAACGCCTTCCCGGGCATCGTCACCGCGGTGAAGCTCGGCGATGTCGCGGCCCAGGTCGAGATCCAGGCGGGCCCGCACCGGCTCGTCTCCCTCCTGACCCGGGAGGCGGTCGAGGAGCTGGGCCTGGAGGTCGGCATGCAGGCGACCGCCCGGGTGAAGTCGACCAGCGTGCACATCGACCGCACCTGA
- a CDS encoding VOC family protein: MAVQPEGTPCWADAMFADLEGAKSFYGDVLGWTFGESSSEFGDYTTAYANGKAAAAVVPPMPGTDAPSAWCLYLASPDAAATGEKIRANGGEVLMEPMQVGEFGTMLLARDPGGAVFGVWQADVHEGFETEMGSPGGYCWGEVFTRDPKAADTFFPAVFGYTVRKFDDESMDFTMYDVQGQTVLGRMAMGDDFPPEMPAFLNVYFTVPDCDAAVAKTTERGGALRYGPMDSPFGRFAALSDPQGATFSVIDVTKTEGEMPATSPAA, from the coding sequence ATGGCTGTACAACCCGAAGGCACCCCGTGTTGGGCGGACGCCATGTTCGCCGACCTGGAGGGCGCCAAGAGCTTCTACGGTGATGTGCTCGGCTGGACGTTCGGCGAGAGTTCGTCGGAGTTCGGTGACTACACGACGGCGTACGCGAACGGCAAGGCGGCGGCCGCCGTGGTCCCGCCCATGCCGGGCACCGACGCCCCGTCCGCGTGGTGCCTGTATCTGGCCTCGCCGGATGCCGCCGCCACCGGCGAGAAGATCCGCGCCAACGGCGGCGAGGTGCTGATGGAGCCCATGCAGGTGGGCGAGTTCGGCACGATGCTGCTGGCCCGCGACCCCGGCGGCGCGGTCTTCGGCGTCTGGCAGGCAGACGTGCATGAGGGGTTCGAGACGGAGATGGGCTCACCCGGCGGCTACTGCTGGGGCGAGGTCTTCACCCGGGACCCCAAGGCCGCGGACACGTTCTTCCCCGCCGTCTTCGGCTACACGGTACGGAAGTTCGACGACGAGTCGATGGACTTCACCATGTACGACGTCCAGGGGCAGACCGTGCTCGGCCGGATGGCGATGGGCGACGACTTCCCGCCCGAGATGCCCGCGTTCCTGAACGTGTACTTCACCGTCCCGGACTGCGACGCGGCCGTGGCGAAGACGACCGAGCGGGGCGGCGCGCTGCGGTACGGGCCGATGGACAGCCCCTTCGGCCGGTTCGCGGCGCTCTCCGACCCGCAGGGCGCGACGTTCTCCGTGATCGACGTGACGAAGACGGAAGGCGAGATGCCGGCGACGAGCCCGGCCGCCTGA
- a CDS encoding GNAT family N-acetyltransferase, which produces MPALPPRPVTLTGQYVTLVPLTTGHLDDLFEAGGRDEEVWRWQGGPAPQTREELLTRLEGVLTEAGRGTYVPFAVLHRASGRAVGWTTYLDISVDDERLEIGWTWYGRAYWRSEVNTETKLLLLGHAFEELGMGRVQLKTDHRNERSQAAIARLGAVREGVLRRHRRRPDGSWRDSVYFSLLADEWPAAKARLTARLEAGPTERLAAG; this is translated from the coding sequence ATGCCTGCGCTTCCCCCTCGGCCCGTGACCCTGACCGGGCAGTACGTGACCCTCGTCCCGCTGACCACCGGCCATCTCGACGACCTCTTCGAGGCGGGCGGCCGGGACGAGGAGGTGTGGCGCTGGCAGGGCGGTCCGGCGCCGCAGACCCGCGAGGAGCTGCTGACCCGGCTGGAGGGCGTGCTCACCGAGGCCGGGCGCGGTACGTACGTCCCGTTCGCCGTGCTCCACCGCGCGAGCGGGCGGGCCGTCGGCTGGACCACGTACCTGGACATCTCGGTGGACGACGAGCGGCTGGAGATCGGCTGGACCTGGTACGGGCGGGCGTACTGGCGCTCCGAGGTCAACACCGAGACGAAGCTGCTGCTGCTCGGCCACGCCTTCGAGGAGCTGGGCATGGGACGGGTGCAGCTGAAGACCGACCACCGCAACGAGCGCTCCCAGGCGGCGATCGCGCGGCTCGGGGCGGTCCGTGAGGGGGTGCTCCGGCGCCACCGGCGGCGGCCCGACGGGAGCTGGCGGGACAGCGTCTACTTCTCGCTGCTCGCCGACGAGTGGCCGGCCGCGAAGGCCCGGCTCACGGCCCGGCTCGAGGCCGGGCCCACGGAACGCCTCGCTGCGGGCTGA